The following DNA comes from Astatotilapia calliptera chromosome 6, fAstCal1.2, whole genome shotgun sequence.
ATTCGTGGGGAACGCAATAGATGTGAAAACAAtaatttccttcttttctttcttgtagTGTTTTTGAATCTTTTAAATGTCAGCAGCCCTGAAATCTTAAAAGATGACCATTATAGGATGTCACGTAAAGGTGGTGCCTTTGGTTTCAGAAGCGGCTTTACTGCCTCTTGTCAGTGATTCTTTGGCCAGAGAAAGAGATGAACGCATTTCTTCTGAAAGCTATTGTCTCTTTTGGCGTTTTAACAATCTGCCAATATCTAATAGCCTACCCTCTAAGGGCTGTGGCTAAAGGACCACCTGACCTGGCACTGTCCCCCACTCAGGAAGATAAAACATATTTACGGTTGTAACCGTACTGCATTTTGTGCCCCAGAGTTCAATCGTGTGCTTCAGTGCAGCCACCATGCCTCATTGCAAGGCAGCCACGTCTCCCTGTTTATGCTTCGAGGCAGGAATTCTGTTCACAAATAAAACCGTTAGTCTCATGTTTTCCCCCACCTGGTTGGTTTTTGTGTCCTCCTGTGTCatcacatttaaataaacaaatctgGGAACACTATTGTAGATGTTTGGTTGGGTTGGGattttctgcattcatttttTCCAGGATATTTCCTgaacttttatttgtatttgtgtgaatAGTTATTACAGCTTTTGTTAAATCAACTCATCAATATCATTTTACACGGATCAACAGCAGCTTAAGAGTGCTTTATAACTAAATATGCCTTTTCTATCTCCTGCAGCCTCACCTAACTATGGATCTCACGACCTTCAGAGTTCAGAGATGTTAGCTTTGAGCCACTACAACTCCTCAGCCCCCCTGCTTCTCCCTCATGTGGCTAATGACAGTGGAGGGAAGGTGGAGGTCAGGGCTGCTGTTGAAGGGCTGTCACACCATGAAAACCTCACCTTTGAGGAGCCTACCGCTGGTGGAGCGTTCATTGTCATATTGTCCATGACACTGGGCATCATCTCCAACATTGTGGCCCTCTTCATCCTGGTTAATGCTTACTCCCTTCAGCGCCGGCGCTCCAAAGCTACATTCCTTCTGTTTGCCACGTCACTAGTGATTACAGACTCGATTGGCCATGTGATTCCTGGTGCCCTGGTTCTCCGACTCTACCTCTCTGGAGCTGCAAGGCCTCAGTATGTCAACTCCTCTGATGGGATGTGCCAGTTCCTCGGTGGCAGCATGGTGTTCTTCGGACTATGCCCTCTCTTCATGGGCTGTGCCATGGCTGCCGAGCGATGCCTGGGTGTTACTAAACCACTGCTGCACTCATCTTTGGTCACAAAAAGACGTGCAAAAATTTGTCTTTCCATCATCTGGCTGGCAGCCTTAAGTGTGGCCTTGCTACCCTGCTTTCAGCTGGGTTCCTACACCTATCAAGAGCCAGGGACCTGGTGTTTCATCAAAGTGCTCAGTGACACTAAGGAGGTGGATGTGGCATTTGTAGTATTGTTCTCTGGACTTGGGCTGGCCTCGCTAGCTGTGGCGCTGGTTTGTAACACCATCAGTGGACTGACACTGGTCTTCGCCCGGCTCAGGAGGCAGCCCGGCTCCCATCACTCAGCCAAGTCCCACGACATAGAGATGGTGGTGCAGCTCGTTGGAATAATGGTCACTTCGTGTATCTGTTGGAGCCCTCTGCTGGTGAGTGTCAGGAAGTACAAggttaagaaagaaaagtcagtAAGATGGTAGACTTCACCTGttgtctaaaaataaaaaaagaaagagctctTACGCATCAAATGTTCTCTCACACAGATGTTTCTACTTAGGTTGGATGATTAGCGACACTGAGCATGCTTGCCTTCATGCCCATACTGTGCTTTATTAACTCTCGTCAGTTTTATTGCAGCTGTTAGATCACAACAGCTTTACAGCTCTCTTACTCATTCTGGCAGCTCACTACAAGTGGATTTTTAGCCAGTATGTTTGAAAGCACCTATGTGGTGGTTAAGCAGTATTTTTACTCCTCAAATTTTTGGAGGTTTTCAAGTTATGTCACATAGTGCAACTGTGAGATTAGGGGCAAACTGAGAATTTTGGTTAAAAACTGTGAAGTTAGAAGTAATATTTAAAGTCACACTGCATTAGCAACAGGATCAGTgctgacaaagacaaaaaaagaaagaaagaatcttCTGTCCAAATGGCCTtgtttctgtaaaaacaaaacaaaacatgaaattcttatttaacacatttctgAAGAGAACTGGATCACATTACACAGCTGGATCATTATGGGATCAAATGTCAGACAGGGAACAACAACTGCTAAATTAAAGAGTAAGTGCTCTTACTTTGTGTAAGTCAATCACTTTGTTTAAATATCAAGCTcagttaagaaaacaaaaaaacaatgtgcAAACAGAGACTGAAGCAGAAATGTGGTCAGAAAGAAAGACCGCATATTTAAAAAGTGCGTCACATGCATAATAACAGAGGGATTTTGCACGCTATCAAGGGTTTATATAGGATTAGCAGAAAATGAGAATGGGAAAGTATCTCTCAAGTTAGACCTGCCAACAAACTCTAGCTTACATCTCAAGGAACAACAGCAGTCCAAAAATTCTTGCTCAAGCTTTCATGCAGCCACTCAAGTGAACTGTGCAGCAGTCCTCAAGGACAAAACAACATACCGTACACAGCTGGTATCTGGTTTGTATCATATTAAGAAGCTtacaatgtgttttttaatttggtGATTTCAGTTTACTCAGATTGTCATTTGCTTGACTGACTCACGTAAAGATTCAGCCAAATTCTGTTTtactaaagtgaaattatttcCATCGGTTGCTTCCATCcttccattttcttaactgttTATCCAAATTCAGGGTTTGTGTGGGGCTCGAGCCAATGCCACCTGACAAAAGTCAGGGTGCACCTCGGACAGGTGACCAGTCCATTACAGTTTCAAACTGGGCATGACAGGCATGGtgactttgttattttttggTCAAACATCAGCACATTGCTGATAGTTACATATCAGTAGCATGCAaatttaatgtaatgtaatgtaagaAGGCTCAGGTGTTACTTCTGTGCACAAACATATATGAAGCAGAAGGTTTTTTGTCTTATGATACCTGCATGTGATCAGAGAATTTGCACTatcattattaaataaatg
Coding sequences within:
- the LOC113023698 gene encoding prostaglandin E2 receptor EP1 subtype-like isoform X2, with protein sequence MLALSHYNSSAPLLLPHVANDSGGKVEVRAAVEGLSHHENLTFEEPTAGGAFIVILSMTLGIISNIVALFILVNAYSLQRRRSKATFLLFATSLVITDSIGHVIPGALVLRLYLSGAARPQYVNSSDGMCQFLGGSMVFFGLCPLFMGCAMAAERCLGVTKPLLHSSLVTKRRAKICLSIIWLAALSVALLPCFQLGSYTYQEPGTWCFIKVLSDTKEVDVAFVVLFSGLGLASLAVALVCNTISGLTLVFARLRRQPGSHHSAKSHDIEMVVQLVGIMVTSCICWSPLLIFGLMSVIHSYTGTIGHSLSYYETLMVMGVRLATWNQILDPWVYILLRRTVLRKIYLIAKCQAGLRGQ
- the LOC113023698 gene encoding prostaglandin E2 receptor EP1 subtype-like isoform X1 — translated: MLALSHYNSSAPLLLPHVANDSGGKVEVRAAVEGLSHHENLTFEEPTAGGAFIVILSMTLGIISNIVALFILVNAYSLQRRRSKATFLLFATSLVITDSIGHVIPGALVLRLYLSGAARPQYVNSSDGMCQFLGGSMVFFGLCPLFMGCAMAAERCLGVTKPLLHSSLVTKRRAKICLSIIWLAALSVALLPCFQLGSYTYQEPGTWCFIKVLSDTKEVDVAFVVLFSGLGLASLAVALVCNTISGLTLVFARLRRQPGSHHSAKSHDIEMVVQLVGIMVTSCICWSPLLIFGLMSVIHSYTGTIGHSLSYYETLMVMGVRLATWNQILDPWVYILLRRTVLRKIYLIAKCQAGLRGTILGRWEPSSFPSSEKNDVDQV